In a genomic window of Magnolia sinica isolate HGM2019 chromosome 16, MsV1, whole genome shotgun sequence:
- the LOC131229729 gene encoding nuclear transport factor 2 isoform X1: protein MVMLQGYGYGDFRPEHHFVRRFTALMASTTSGPAGPGAQVVGNAFVEQYYHILYRSPELVCRFYHDLSEMSRPEPNGAMTSVKTMQAINDKIVSLGYKGIKVEIKTADAQESHQGGVMVLVTGCLTGTDNVRRKFAQSFFLAPQDKGYFVLNDVFRYVDESESVEADPILVNGVAENTLSAPLTPDPEVGPAPDHHVTDPEALISEEDLHNGQEVCDPSDNEEGSVIEEEEVVVEPPAHSSQNEVQQVTELTSTVQEDAPKKSYASIVKVMKDTAGPVAVYVPTTAIWVAPANTERQSVEPPAPAPAPVINSPTSNNTPESSNLHEEAEGHSIYIRGLPLNATVAQLDEEFRKFGPIKPGGIQVRSNRQQGFCFGFVEFELPSSMQNVIEASPIMIGGRQAFIEEKRTTTRGNGSGRGRFPTGGRGAFRNNDSFRGRGSFGNRGYGRSDFGSRGEFSGRGRGPSGRGGTGYQRVDQNGNARAGRSGGANHTAVPV, encoded by the exons ATGGTGATGCTGCAAGGATATGGGTATGG AGATTTCAGGCCTGAGCACCATTTTGTTCGTAGATTCACTGCATTAATGGCATCAACGACATCGGGTCCTGCTGGTCCTGGTGCCCAAGTG GTTGGAAATGCCTTTGTTGAACAGTATTACCATATTCTTTACCGATCACCAGAATTGGTGTGCAGATTTTATCACGATTTGAGTGAGATGAGCCGACCTGAACCAAATGGTGCTATGACTTCTGTGAAAACCATGCAA GCAATCAATGACAAGATAGTTTCCTTGGGATACAAGGGCATCAAGGTGGAGATAAAAACTGCAGATGCACAGGAATCTCACCAGGGGGGAGTGATGGTTCTAGTCACTGGATGTCTTACTGGAACGGACAATGTGAGAAGGAAATTTGCTCAGTCATTCTTCCTCGCTCCACAAGACAAAGGTTACTTTGTCTTAAATGATGTTTTTAGGTATGTGGACGAAAGTGAATCAGTGGAGGCTGATCCCATATTAGTTAATGGCGTTGCTGAAAATACCCTGAGTGCTCCTCTAACTCCTGATCCAG AGGTTGGTCCAGCTCCAGATCATCATGTAACTGACCCCGAAGCTTTGATTTCCGAAGAGGATCTTCACAACGGTCAGGAAGTTTGTGACCCATCAGACAACGAGGAAGGTTCTgtcattgaagaagaagaggtTGTTGTGGAACCCCCGGCTCATTCAAGTCAAAATGAAGTGCAACAGGTTACTGAATTGACTTCCACTGTCCAAGAGGATGCTCCTAAGAAGTCTTATGCATCAATT GTGAAAGTTATGAAGGACACTGCAGGTCCTGTTGCAGTGTATGTACCTACCACTGCCATCTGGGTGGCACCTGCAAATACTGAGCGACAGTCCGTCGAGCCCCCAGCACCTGCTCCAGCACCTGTGATTAACTCTCCTACTAGCAACAATACCCCCGAAAGCAGCAATCTTCACGAAGAAG CTGAGGGTCACTCAATTTATATCCGGGGTTTGCCTTTGAACGCCACAGTTGCCCAACTTGATGAAGAGTTCAGGAAATTCGGGCCTATTAAGCCTGGCGGCATCCAAGTCAGAAGTAATAGG CAACAGGGATTTTGTTTTGGCTTTGTTGAATTCGAGTTGCCAAGTTCAATGCAGAACGTAATTGAG GCTTCACCTATCATGATTGGGGGCCGCCAAGCATTTATTGAGGAGAAGAGAACTACAACTCGAGGCAA TGGTAGTGGGAGAGGGCGGTTCCCCACTGGAGGAAGGGGTGCTTTCCGAAACAACGACAGCTTCCGTGGCCGTGGGAGTTTTGGCAACCGGGGATATGGCAGAAGTGACTTTGGAAGCCGGGGTGAGTTTTCGGGCCGTGGGCGGGGCCCATCGGGCCGTGGTGGCACCGGTTATCAGCGGGTTGATCAAAATGGGAATGCCAGAGCTGGCCGTTCAGGAGGGGCAAACCACACAGCTGTTCCGGTCTGA
- the LOC131229729 gene encoding nuclear transport factor 2 isoform X2, whose product MVMLQGYGDFRPEHHFVRRFTALMASTTSGPAGPGAQVVGNAFVEQYYHILYRSPELVCRFYHDLSEMSRPEPNGAMTSVKTMQAINDKIVSLGYKGIKVEIKTADAQESHQGGVMVLVTGCLTGTDNVRRKFAQSFFLAPQDKGYFVLNDVFRYVDESESVEADPILVNGVAENTLSAPLTPDPEVGPAPDHHVTDPEALISEEDLHNGQEVCDPSDNEEGSVIEEEEVVVEPPAHSSQNEVQQVTELTSTVQEDAPKKSYASIVKVMKDTAGPVAVYVPTTAIWVAPANTERQSVEPPAPAPAPVINSPTSNNTPESSNLHEEAEGHSIYIRGLPLNATVAQLDEEFRKFGPIKPGGIQVRSNRQQGFCFGFVEFELPSSMQNVIEASPIMIGGRQAFIEEKRTTTRGNGSGRGRFPTGGRGAFRNNDSFRGRGSFGNRGYGRSDFGSRGEFSGRGRGPSGRGGTGYQRVDQNGNARAGRSGGANHTAVPV is encoded by the exons ATGGTGATGCTGCAAGGATATGG AGATTTCAGGCCTGAGCACCATTTTGTTCGTAGATTCACTGCATTAATGGCATCAACGACATCGGGTCCTGCTGGTCCTGGTGCCCAAGTG GTTGGAAATGCCTTTGTTGAACAGTATTACCATATTCTTTACCGATCACCAGAATTGGTGTGCAGATTTTATCACGATTTGAGTGAGATGAGCCGACCTGAACCAAATGGTGCTATGACTTCTGTGAAAACCATGCAA GCAATCAATGACAAGATAGTTTCCTTGGGATACAAGGGCATCAAGGTGGAGATAAAAACTGCAGATGCACAGGAATCTCACCAGGGGGGAGTGATGGTTCTAGTCACTGGATGTCTTACTGGAACGGACAATGTGAGAAGGAAATTTGCTCAGTCATTCTTCCTCGCTCCACAAGACAAAGGTTACTTTGTCTTAAATGATGTTTTTAGGTATGTGGACGAAAGTGAATCAGTGGAGGCTGATCCCATATTAGTTAATGGCGTTGCTGAAAATACCCTGAGTGCTCCTCTAACTCCTGATCCAG AGGTTGGTCCAGCTCCAGATCATCATGTAACTGACCCCGAAGCTTTGATTTCCGAAGAGGATCTTCACAACGGTCAGGAAGTTTGTGACCCATCAGACAACGAGGAAGGTTCTgtcattgaagaagaagaggtTGTTGTGGAACCCCCGGCTCATTCAAGTCAAAATGAAGTGCAACAGGTTACTGAATTGACTTCCACTGTCCAAGAGGATGCTCCTAAGAAGTCTTATGCATCAATT GTGAAAGTTATGAAGGACACTGCAGGTCCTGTTGCAGTGTATGTACCTACCACTGCCATCTGGGTGGCACCTGCAAATACTGAGCGACAGTCCGTCGAGCCCCCAGCACCTGCTCCAGCACCTGTGATTAACTCTCCTACTAGCAACAATACCCCCGAAAGCAGCAATCTTCACGAAGAAG CTGAGGGTCACTCAATTTATATCCGGGGTTTGCCTTTGAACGCCACAGTTGCCCAACTTGATGAAGAGTTCAGGAAATTCGGGCCTATTAAGCCTGGCGGCATCCAAGTCAGAAGTAATAGG CAACAGGGATTTTGTTTTGGCTTTGTTGAATTCGAGTTGCCAAGTTCAATGCAGAACGTAATTGAG GCTTCACCTATCATGATTGGGGGCCGCCAAGCATTTATTGAGGAGAAGAGAACTACAACTCGAGGCAA TGGTAGTGGGAGAGGGCGGTTCCCCACTGGAGGAAGGGGTGCTTTCCGAAACAACGACAGCTTCCGTGGCCGTGGGAGTTTTGGCAACCGGGGATATGGCAGAAGTGACTTTGGAAGCCGGGGTGAGTTTTCGGGCCGTGGGCGGGGCCCATCGGGCCGTGGTGGCACCGGTTATCAGCGGGTTGATCAAAATGGGAATGCCAGAGCTGGCCGTTCAGGAGGGGCAAACCACACAGCTGTTCCGGTCTGA
- the LOC131229729 gene encoding nuclear transport factor 2 isoform X3, which translates to MDLVQAPRDFRPEHHFVRRFTALMASTTSGPAGPGAQVVGNAFVEQYYHILYRSPELVCRFYHDLSEMSRPEPNGAMTSVKTMQAINDKIVSLGYKGIKVEIKTADAQESHQGGVMVLVTGCLTGTDNVRRKFAQSFFLAPQDKGYFVLNDVFRYVDESESVEADPILVNGVAENTLSAPLTPDPEVGPAPDHHVTDPEALISEEDLHNGQEVCDPSDNEEGSVIEEEEVVVEPPAHSSQNEVQQVTELTSTVQEDAPKKSYASIVKVMKDTAGPVAVYVPTTAIWVAPANTERQSVEPPAPAPAPVINSPTSNNTPESSNLHEEAEGHSIYIRGLPLNATVAQLDEEFRKFGPIKPGGIQVRSNRQQGFCFGFVEFELPSSMQNVIEASPIMIGGRQAFIEEKRTTTRGNGSGRGRFPTGGRGAFRNNDSFRGRGSFGNRGYGRSDFGSRGEFSGRGRGPSGRGGTGYQRVDQNGNARAGRSGGANHTAVPV; encoded by the exons AGATTTCAGGCCTGAGCACCATTTTGTTCGTAGATTCACTGCATTAATGGCATCAACGACATCGGGTCCTGCTGGTCCTGGTGCCCAAGTG GTTGGAAATGCCTTTGTTGAACAGTATTACCATATTCTTTACCGATCACCAGAATTGGTGTGCAGATTTTATCACGATTTGAGTGAGATGAGCCGACCTGAACCAAATGGTGCTATGACTTCTGTGAAAACCATGCAA GCAATCAATGACAAGATAGTTTCCTTGGGATACAAGGGCATCAAGGTGGAGATAAAAACTGCAGATGCACAGGAATCTCACCAGGGGGGAGTGATGGTTCTAGTCACTGGATGTCTTACTGGAACGGACAATGTGAGAAGGAAATTTGCTCAGTCATTCTTCCTCGCTCCACAAGACAAAGGTTACTTTGTCTTAAATGATGTTTTTAGGTATGTGGACGAAAGTGAATCAGTGGAGGCTGATCCCATATTAGTTAATGGCGTTGCTGAAAATACCCTGAGTGCTCCTCTAACTCCTGATCCAG AGGTTGGTCCAGCTCCAGATCATCATGTAACTGACCCCGAAGCTTTGATTTCCGAAGAGGATCTTCACAACGGTCAGGAAGTTTGTGACCCATCAGACAACGAGGAAGGTTCTgtcattgaagaagaagaggtTGTTGTGGAACCCCCGGCTCATTCAAGTCAAAATGAAGTGCAACAGGTTACTGAATTGACTTCCACTGTCCAAGAGGATGCTCCTAAGAAGTCTTATGCATCAATT GTGAAAGTTATGAAGGACACTGCAGGTCCTGTTGCAGTGTATGTACCTACCACTGCCATCTGGGTGGCACCTGCAAATACTGAGCGACAGTCCGTCGAGCCCCCAGCACCTGCTCCAGCACCTGTGATTAACTCTCCTACTAGCAACAATACCCCCGAAAGCAGCAATCTTCACGAAGAAG CTGAGGGTCACTCAATTTATATCCGGGGTTTGCCTTTGAACGCCACAGTTGCCCAACTTGATGAAGAGTTCAGGAAATTCGGGCCTATTAAGCCTGGCGGCATCCAAGTCAGAAGTAATAGG CAACAGGGATTTTGTTTTGGCTTTGTTGAATTCGAGTTGCCAAGTTCAATGCAGAACGTAATTGAG GCTTCACCTATCATGATTGGGGGCCGCCAAGCATTTATTGAGGAGAAGAGAACTACAACTCGAGGCAA TGGTAGTGGGAGAGGGCGGTTCCCCACTGGAGGAAGGGGTGCTTTCCGAAACAACGACAGCTTCCGTGGCCGTGGGAGTTTTGGCAACCGGGGATATGGCAGAAGTGACTTTGGAAGCCGGGGTGAGTTTTCGGGCCGTGGGCGGGGCCCATCGGGCCGTGGTGGCACCGGTTATCAGCGGGTTGATCAAAATGGGAATGCCAGAGCTGGCCGTTCAGGAGGGGCAAACCACACAGCTGTTCCGGTCTGA